In Citrus sinensis cultivar Valencia sweet orange chromosome 3, DVS_A1.0, whole genome shotgun sequence, the sequence ATCTGGTCAATGTCTTCGTTTATTCCAGGACTCGTTCGTCAAACAGGAGCAGAAGAAGTCAGATGCATCATCAACCAAGTAGAATGAAGAGGGTATGTGGGGAATGAATAGTTGCATGCTGGATGTGGTTCCAAATCTGTGTGATGTCCCGCTTTGTCATGTATTTTGGAGCAAAAGAATTTTAACTTGCTGGttggattatgaatttttagtttaaGAAATGTTGAAATAATGACATTGGACCCTTTAATAACCCAATTCCAAGGTTCTTGaaagttgaatttcaaaattgcCGTATGCTTTTTTGCACACTAGTCATGAGTGTgagatttcaattttcaaggaGGTTTCTACTTTCTAGCTCCTGGCGGTCAAGATTGTTTTGCCTGTACTAGTTCCTCTGCAGTGCAAATTTATGTCAATACCTTTTTGTGGTGGATACAGAGTTTAGGGAACGCATTTACGAGGTTATGAGAACTTAAATGAGTAATTAAGATGGATCTTTCACAGTTGATATTAGTCCCTATAATTTGATCGTGTGGACAGGTCCTAACTACAATATGGAGAGTGTTTCCTTTGTTCTCATCTCTCAATGAAATAGCAGATAAAATAGCAGAATGGTTGGTAAGCTTCAACGGCAGTGAATGTGTGCCAGGCTTGGCATTGTATTTGACGGTAATTATAAAGAGCATCATTATGCATTCAACGGAAGTCTGCAGACTCGCCACTTTGATGTGACAATTGCAATATAACATGGATCACTGTTAGGCTAGAGGAGCATCttgttcttttaataattgttaattgaCTGTCTAGAACGGCTGAACTGATGTGGATACATAATACATTTCCGGAAAATTTGGTCACACGGCTAATGAACTTAaagttgtaataaaattagataattacataattttgttTCGCAAGTATTTGTGCTTCCAACCCTAGCTAATTTCGTAGTCGTAGGGCCTCCATGTAACTTTAGGAACAAAAGAACTCCCGAGTAAAACAACATAGCCCGTAGAGGGATGTCCGACGCCAACGTTGCCTCCACCGAGCACTTCATACCCCAGATAAGCAAAAGcctaataaattattaatcatcCATTGATTCCATCAACCATCATCTCCATCAACAAATCATTCCAAGAGTCAATTGGCCCGGGCAAGCACCAATGTAGACAATCATTCTGAACTTTAGCATTCTTATCCTTGGCAAATGGCTGGAATTGCCGATATGGCCCTGGGTGCCCATCAGGCCTCAGTAATGAAAGGCTAGTGGTATCTAATAACTTCAAAGTCACTCCCTTTTCAGCTCCTATGCCCGTGGCCTTACCAAATTCTTCCAATTCAATATCACGCATTGTACAATCTATGTCTCTCATTTCCACTTCACCTTCTTTGAAGGGTACGCTCCTATTACAAGTCCCTCCACTGAACCATTCACCATTCTCGAAGTGGTCAGGCGTTGTCGTTCTGAGGAAAACAAATGCCTTCTGGTCCAATCTGGTGACAAAGCTAAGAACTAGCTGGAGTGCTTTCCGATACGCATAGTCAAATCCCAACTCTGTTAAATTCTTCCCAGGACAGTAATGACAGCCTTTTACTGTGTTGTTCTCGTGATATATGGCTGTTTTGAGAAACCATTTCCCACCAGCAATCACCACATAATCAAAGTTCTTGTATTGTTCCGTCCATTTCGTATCAAGTTCATCAAGATATAGCCGGATTTCTGATGAGGAAACACCATTAATGTCTTCAAAAACTTCAGCCTTTAAAAGGAATGGGGTCCAAACAACTGAAAGAGTAAAGTTGTAAGAGGGGAACTGCCATCTTTTGGATCTATATTCCTCATCATGGTAAACCTCGACAGCTTGTTCCACCTGCAGGAGTGGgacataataactgatattcatTCAATAATACCGAGactaaaactttttaagacTGGCAGAGTACAATGCAACAGAACAAAACACAACAACGGCAAAGAGCTAGATCAACTTGTCAGGTTCAGGTTGTGATGCCAGAACTTTTAGTTCGCTGTGGGTTCTGCGTGGGGTCTAGATGTGGGTCTTATATCTGAAGATTCACAGCCTGTCTGCcaccatttttaaaatttaataccaATCTACTTTTACAAGTAACTTGACAACTACGTTTCTTCATATGAAcggaaaataattatttacaatgagaatcaaattactattaatgaaaaaaaaagtgcaacAATTACAGTGATAACCAGCCAGAAATTTTGTATCAAACAACAATCAGTgttctggaaaaaaaaaagagaaatgaaaattgaaacaaacaGATTCTTGTCATGGCTGGTTGGTACCAGCTTGGAAAGGTCTGGATAACTCTTTACAAAAGCAGTTGGCTAACAATAAAAGTGGCAGCTGTCCTTCATAACATAATGAAATTAAGAATCTCCAACTGAGAAAGCTGCAAAGAAGATAAACCAACATGGGAGACCTGCCTCACAACCCCTTAACTCTTGTGCACCTAATTTGGCAATGCAGCCTAAAGTTCAAATCTCACGGTGGTTTAGAAGCTAGTTTCAGGAGATGGCACTACagcatttaataaattctattcCCAAATAATGtttgttgtaaaataataaaaaaacaaaacttctGTGTAAAAGGAGATTGATTATAAGAATTTTGATCGCTTAAATTGAGGAATCTCCTTTTGTGTGAGTACATTTGCCTATGACgaaaaacaaatgaatgaTTATGATCAATTATCATCTCAGCTTTCACATGCAGGAAGTAGATGTACATGTACTGTCAACAGTTATGTGAGTTAAAATGACATATAGCTGGAACTTTTACTTTACTTGCAAGCTAAACTTAGTTTTGACTGATGTTAGAGTTGAAAAGAGAAGCAAAGGAATTCGTATACTAAACAATTTGCCAAACTTTTGTTGCAATTTCTGAAAAATGAACATTTACCTGACTGAGAATGCAAA encodes:
- the LOC102612626 gene encoding protein trichome birefringence-like 25; the protein is MDPDPSGPIYSNVTCHAIEGHQNCMRNGRPDSGYLYWRWNPRDCELPRFNPERFLNFMRNKWWAFIGDSISRNHVQSLLCILSQVEQAVEVYHDEEYRSKRWQFPSYNFTLSVVWTPFLLKAEVFEDINGVSSSEIRLYLDELDTKWTEQYKNFDYVVIAGGKWFLKTAIYHENNTVKGCHYCPGKNLTELGFDYAYRKALQLVLSFVTRLDQKAFVFLRTTTPDHFENGEWFSGGTCNRSVPFKEGEVEMRDIDCTMRDIELEEFGKATGIGAEKGVTLKLLDTTSLSLLRPDGHPGPYRQFQPFAKDKNAKVQNDCLHWCLPGPIDSWNDLLMEMMVDGING